A genomic window from Triticum urartu cultivar G1812 chromosome 7, Tu2.1, whole genome shotgun sequence includes:
- the LOC125519166 gene encoding F-box protein At5g07610-like, producing MSVPAESSHPGEEGRATPHARYTKQSGTAIDRLADDLLVEILSRVPAKSLLRFRCVSSHWLALIDHPDHRKRLPQTPAGFFYDNKYTGEWFLQPPPHFTSFPGRRCPPIDTSCSFLPNHERVHLLACCSGLLLCRWRDASAQGDEFRYVVCNPATEKWVVLPSSGKATSEVATARLGFDPALSSHFHVFELVDEQEPNWHPHIAGVAVYSSETGAWVYKQERWNKQIRPIDRRSVFVFLNGHLHFQPSARWLSHHLAMVDTEGETWMNFSLPGGLDDGFIQRSQDRLHYANFQGYGGGAIRLVVYVLDNYQSRKWILKHSMEASYIFRGMDAYLLGRFGWAAMDFGWIAIHPECNTIFFTAGWDTTFMCYNMDLRQVKVISNLEDGQPPYLPYVPLYAELRS from the coding sequence ATGTCCGTCCCCGCAGAGAGCTCTCACCCGGGGGAGGAAGGCCGCGCTACTCCTCATGCCCGGTACACGAAGCAGAGCGGGACGGCGATCGACAGACTCGCCGACGATCTCCTCGTCGAGATCCTCTCGCGCGTCCCCGCCAAGTCGCTCCTCCGCTTCAGGTGCGTCTCCAGCCACTGGCTGGCGCTCATCGACCACCCCGACCACCGCAAAAGGCTGCCCCAAACCCCGGCCGGCTTCTTCTACGACAACAAGTACACCGGCGAGTGGTTTCTGCAACCACCTCCCCACTTCACCAGTTTCCCAGGGAGACGGTGCCCTCCGATCGACACCTCTTGCTCCTTCCTGCCCAACCATGAGCGCGTCCATCTGTTGGCCTGCTGCAGCGGCCTCCTCCTCTGCCGCTGGCGCGACGCCTCCGCGCAGGGTGACGAGTTCCGTTATGTCGTGTGCAATCCCGCCACGGAGAAGTGGGTCGTGTTGCCGAGCTCCGGCAAGGCCACCAGCGAGGTGGCCACCGCACGTTTGGGCTTCGACCCAGCCCTGTCGTCGCATTTCCATGTGTTTGAGTTGGTAGATGAGCAGGAGCCAAACTGGCACCCTCACATCGCCGGAGTGGCAGTGTATTCGTCTGAAACTGGAGCATGGGTTTATAAACAAGAGAGATGGAACAAGCAAATTAGGCCCATTGATCGTCGGTCAGTATTTGTCTTTCTTAATGGCCACCTGCATTTTCAACCCAGCGCCCGTTGGTTATCCCATCATCTAGCCATGGTAGACACAGAGGGGGAAACATGGATGAACTTCAGTCTCCCTGGTGGTTTGGATGATGGTTTTATTCAGCGATCACAAGACCGCTTGCATTATGCCAATTTTCAGGGATATGGAGGTGGTGCCATTCGATTAGTAGTTTATGTTCTGGACAACTATCAAAGCAGAAAATGGATATTGAAGCACAGCATGGAAGCTTCATACATATTTCGAGGGATGGATGCCTACCTTCTTGGTCGTTTTGGATGGGCTGCGATGGATTTTGGTTGGATTGCGATTCATCCGGAATGCAACACGATATTCTTCACTGCCGGGTGGGATACCACATTCATGTGCTATAATATGGATCTTCGACAAGTCAAAGTGATCTCCAATCTGGAAGATGGCCAGCCGCCATATCTGCCATATGTGCCATTGTATGCAGAGTTACGGTCATAG
- the LOC125525206 gene encoding germin-like protein 5-1, translated as MAAATLLLVLTVIALGSGHGEAFDPNPLQDFCVADTMSKVRVNGVPCKDPAAAVADDFFFAGVDKPGGGAASKRFGFSALTVQIPGLNTLGESHARVDVAPGGVFPPHYHPRAAETALVLEGSVYFGFVSSYPDNRLFAKVLRKGDVFAVPQGLVHFLYNNGTAPAAIYASLSSQNAGLVLLGDALFAGAIPDDLLAKSLLTDRHTVGSIRANFRQP; from the exons ATGGCTGCTGCGACGTTGCTCTTGGTGCTCACGGTCATCGCCCTCGGCTCCGGTCACGGCGAGGCTTTCGACCCTAACCCTCTCCAAGACTTCTGCGTCGCCGACACCATGTCCAAGG TGCGCGTGAACGGGGTGCCGTGCAAGGacccggcggcggcggtggcggacgACTTCTTCTTCGCCGGCGTGGACAAGCCcgggggcggcgcggcgagcaaGCGCTTCGGGTTCTCGGCGCTGACGGTGCAGATCCCGGGCCTGAACACGCTGGGCGAGTCGCACGCCCGCGTGGACGTGGCGCCGGGGGGCGTCTTCCCGCCGCACTACCACCCGAGGGCGGCGGAGACGGCGCTGGTGCTGGAGGGCTCCGTCTACTTCGGCTTCGTCTCCTCCTACCCGGACAACCGGCTCTTCGCCAAGGTGCTCCGCAAGGGCGACGTCTTCGCTGTGCCGCAGGGGCTCGTGCACTTCCTCTACAACAACGGCACCGCGCCGGCGGCCATCTACGCCTCCCTCAGCAGCCAGAACGCCGGGCTGGTGCTCCTCGGCGACGCGCTCTTCGCCGGGGCCATCCCCGACGACCTCCTCGCCAAGTCGCTCCTCACGGACAGGCACACCGTCGGGAGCATCCGGGCCAACTTCCGGCAGCCTTGA